The nucleotide window CCCAGGTTCAAACCGGGGTGTCGCCCGCTTCGCCGCAGTGCCGGGAGGCATCGCCCCCCCGTCGCAGCTCCGGAGCCGCTCGAAGAAGCTGCGGGCGCGCCCGGCGTTGGTTTCGGCCGCAAAGGTTGACCCTCCCCCGGCAGCGCCCCTCAGGGTTTTGCCGCGGCGGGCTTCCGGGCGGGGGGGCTGGCGGCGGCATTCAGTCCGGACGGATCTCGGATGGGTTTTATGCCGCCCCCCAGGGCCTTGTAGAGCTGCACCATGGTCAGGAGCTGGTCGCGCTGCACCGCGGCCAGGTCCAGTTTGGCGGCGAAGAGTTCGCGCTCGGAATCCAGCACCGTCAGGAAGGATTCCAGCCCGCCCTTGAAGCGCTTGCCGGCCAGCTCGGAGTAGCGCCGAAAGCTCTCCACCAGGGCTTCCTGCTCCCGGCGGAATTCTTCCAGCCGGGCGTGGGCCACCAGCCCGTCGGACACCTCGCGGAAGGCCTGGCGGACGGTGAACTGGTAGAGGATCAGGGCCTGTTCCTGCTGGGCCTCGGTGGTCCGCAGGGTGTAGGTGTTGAAGCCGCCGGTGAAGATCGGCAGCGCCAGGTTCGAGCCGATGCTCCAGGTGCTGGAGGCGCCGGTGAACAGGCGCGACAGGTCCACACTCTGGGTGCCCCTCAGGCCGGTGAGTGAAATCCGGGGGAAAAAATTGGCCCGCGCCGCCCCGATGCGGTAATTGGCGGCCTTGAGAATCGCTTCGGACTGCCGGATGTCCGGCCGCCGCTCCAGCAGCTCGGAGGGCAGGCCGGCGGGAACCGTGGGGCGCGTGATCAACTCCGTCAGGGACCTGCCCCGCTGGATGGCCTGGGGGGTGATCCCCAGCAGGATGCTGAGCTGGTTCTCCTTTTGGGCGACCTGACGCTCCAGGTCCGGGATCCGGGCGCCGGCGATGTGCACCAGGGCGTTGGCCTGGGCCACGTCCTCCCCGGAGACCACCCCGCGCTGGTGGCGCAGCATCACCAGGCGGCGGGAATTCTGGAAGGACGCCAGGGTGGCGCGCGAGATCTCCAGCTGGCGGTCCAGGGCGCGCAGTTCGAAGTAGGCCTGGGCCACGTCGGCCACCACGGCGGCCCACACCGCCCGTTGACCCCATTCGGAGGCGAAGAAAAGCTCCTGGGAGGCCTTGGTGAGATTCGACAGACGTCCGAAGAGGTCGATCTCCCAGAAAAGGTCGAGGCTGAACTGGGCAAAGTTTTCAGTGGTATTGGCGTTCGAGGGAATCGGCGGGTCGACCCGTGTGCGGCTCAACCGTTGGCGCTGGTAGAGGGCGGTGCCGCCCACCTGGGGCAGCAGAAACGAACGGCTGACCCCCACCGCGGCCCGTGATTCGGCCACCCGGGCGAAGGCCAGGCGCGCGTCGTAGCCCTGGGCCAGGGCGATGCCGATCAGGCTTTGGAGGGCCGGGTCGTCGAAGATCTCCCACCAGTCCAGGTCGGCCAGGGTGGCCAGTTCGGGCTGGGGCTGACCTTTGAGGGACTGGAAGCGGTAGTCTTCGGGGACCTCCCCCGGGGTGCGGACGTAGGCGGGGGCCAGGCAGCCGCTCAAGAGCGCAGCACCGATCAGGAGCAAAGCCGATCGTTTCATGGGCGCCCCCCTTCCTTGTGGACCTGGGTTGGCACGGCATGCGGTCCCTTCATTTTTTCAACCGCTGACTGGACGGCGAAGTAGAGCGTCGGAATGAAGAACAGGCTCAGCAGCGTGGCGGTGGCCATGCCGGCAACGACGGCCGTGCCCACCGACCAGCGGGCCGCTGCGCCGGCGCCCGAGGACAGCAGCAGGGGCGTCAAGCCGAAGACCTCCGCCAGGGCGGTCATCAGAACCGCCCGAAAGCGCAGCCGGGCGCCCTCCAGCGCGGCGTCGAAGATCGAATAGCCCTCCAGCTCGCGCTTGCTTTTGGCGAATTCCACGATCATGATGGAAATTTTGGCATTAAGGCCGATGAGCATCACGATGCCCACCTGGACGTAGACGTCGTTGGCCAACCCCCGCAGCCAGATTCCCGAAAGGGCACCGAAGACCGTTATCGGCAGCCCCAGCAGGACCCCCAGAGGAATGGCCCAGCTCTCGTAGAGGGCCGCCAGGATCAGGAAAACGAAGAGCACCGAGAAGGCGAAGATGTAGGCGGCCTGGCCGCCGGCGAGCTTCTCCTGGAAGGCCAGCCCGGTCCACTCGAAGCCGAAGCCCCGGGGCAGGTCCTCGGACAGGCGCTCCATGGCGGCGATGGCCTGCCCGGAGCTGAAGCCCGGCGCGCTCTGCCCCGAGAGTTCCGCCGACCGGAACATGTTGTAGCGGTTGATGTGGATCGGGCCGCTGTGGGGGTTTACCGTGACCAGGGTGCTCAGAGGCACCATCTCGCCGGTGGCGTTGCGCACATGGATGTCGCCGATGTCCTCCGGGCCTCGGCGGAATTCCGGCTTGGCCTGGATCATGACGCTGTATACCCGGCCGAATTTGTTGAAGTCGTTGACCATGAAGCTGCCCAGGTAGAGCTGCAGCCCGTCGAAGACGCTTCGCAGCGGGATACCCAGCGTCTGGACCTTGTCGCGGTCGATCTCCAGCCTGACCTGGGGCACGTTGACCTCGAAGGTGTTGAAGAGGGCCGCGATCGCCGGTTCCCCGGCGGTAGCCGCGACCATGTTCTGGGCCTGGCCGAAGAGTTCCTCCGGCGTGTGGTTGGCGCGGTCCTGGAGCTGGTACTGGAAGCCGCTGACATTGCCCATGCCGGGGATCGAGGGCAGCGAGAAAACGAAGGCGCGGGCCTCGGGGTAGCCTGCGAACTCCCGGCGCAGGCGCTGCATGATGGCGGTCACCTGGGTTTCCCCGGACGTCCGCAGGTCCCAGGGCTCCAGGGTCATCACCAGGGTGCAGGCGTCGGAGCTGAACGAGCTGGTCATGAGGTTGAAGCCGCCCCAGCCGAGAATCGTCTGGATGCCCGGAACCTCCGCGGCAAATTGCTCGGCGCGGGTCAGGACCGCGTCGGTGCGCTCCAGGGAGGCCCCCGGCGGCAGGGTGAAAGTGGCGAAAACGACCCCCTGGTCGTCTTCCGGCACCAACCCGCCGGGCAGGGTCCGCAGGAGGCCGCCTGCGCCCACATACACCGCCGCCAGGAGGACCAGGGGCACCACCAGGCGGCCCATGAAGAATTTGACACCTTTGAGATAACCGGCCGTGAGGCCGTCGAAAAAGCGGTTGAACCAGCGGTTGAAGGCGGCCAACGGTCCCACCTGGTCCTTCTTCTTGGGGCGCAGGATCTTGACGCACAATGCCGGGGTGAGGGTCAAGGCCACCAGGATCGAGAGCAGGGCGGCGAAACACAGGGTGAAGGCGAACTGGCGGTAGAGCTGGCCGACGATACCCCCCAGGAAAACGATCGGCACGTAGACCGCGAGCAGGGCACAGGCCACTCCGATGATGGGCCGGGTGACCTCGCCCATGGCCTTTTCGGTGGCCTCAAGCGGACTCAAACCCTCCGCCATGTGGGCTTTGACGGCCTCCACTACCACGATCGCGTCGTCCATCACCGAGCCGATAGCCAGCACCAGCCCGAACAGGGAAAGGGTGTTGATGGAAAACCCGAGGGCCGCGAAGATCGCGAACGTGCCCACCATCGGTACGGGCACCACCAGGCAGGGAATCAGGGTGGCCCGGATGTTCCCCAGAAAAATGAAGACCACCAGGATGACCAGGCCCAGCGCCTTAAATAAGGTGAACACCACTTCGGTGAGCGCGGCCCGCACGAAGAGGGTGTTGTCGTAGGAGACCTCGTATTCCAGGTCCGGCGGAAAACTCTGCTTGGCCTCCTTCATGAAGTCCCGGATCTTGTCGGCCACGTCCAGGGCGTTGGCCCCGGGGAGCTGGTAGACCACCAGGGTGGTGGCCGGCTTGCCGGCGCGGCGCGAAAACGAGGTGTACATCCGGGCCCCCAGCTCGGCCTGGGCCACGTCCCGGATGCGCAGGATGGCGCCGTCCGGCTGGGTGCGGACGATGATGTTGCCGAATTCCTCCTCGTCGGTCAGACGCCCTCGCACGTCCACGGTCTCCTGGAAGACCACCCCGGGCCGGGCCGGCGGCTGACCCACCTGGCCGGCGGGCGCCTGGACGTTCTGGTCCCGCACCGCCTGGACGACGTCCGTGGCCGTGAGCCCCAGGCCGGCCAGGCGGTCGGGCCGGACCCAGAGGCGCATGGCGTACTGCCGCTCCCCCACGATGGCGATGTTGCCCACCCCGTAAATGCGGGAGATGTGGTCGTAGAGGTTCAGGGAGGCGTAGTTGCTGAGAAACAGATTGTCGTAAGTCCCGTTGGGGGAATACAGGGACAGCACGATCAGCATGTCCGGCGAGGCTTTCTGGACCGTGATGCCGAAGTTGATGACCTCCGGCGGCAGGTCGCGCTCGGCCCGGCTGACCCGGTTCTGGACGTCCACCTGGGCGATGTCGATGTCGGTGCCCACGGCGAAGGTGCAGGTCAGGGAGTAGCGGCCGTCGCTGGTGCTGCTGGAGGACATGTAGAGCATGTTCTCGGCGCCGTTGACCTCCTGCTCGATGGGGATGGCGACGTTTTCCTCCACCACCCGGGCGCTGGCCCCGAAAAAGAAGGTCTCCACCGTGACCGTGGGCGGGCTGATGGGGGGGAACTGCGCCACCGGCAGGGCGAAGATCGCCAGCACGCCGGCGATGGTGATCACAAGGGATATCACCATGGCGAAGATGGGGTGGTGGATGAAAAATTTGACCATGACCCTATCCCTCGACCTTTTCCTGGCTGGGGGTCACCTTGCGGCCCGGCAGGGCCCGTTGCAGGCCGTCCACCACCACCCGCTCGCCGGCCGCGAGCCCCTCGGTGACGATGAAGAAATCCCGGTGCCGCCCCCCTGTGGTGACGGGGCGCAGGGCCACCACATCGTCCTTGTCCACCACCAGCACCATCTGCACGCCCTGCATGACCTGCACCGCCCGCTGGGGCAGCAGCAGGGCGCCAGGTCTTTCCTCCAGCACCACCCGGACGCGGCCGAACAGCCCGGGTCGCAGCAGCCCGTCGGGGTTGGGGAAATTGACATACACGTTCAGGGTGCCGGTGGTCGGGCTCAAGGCGCGGTCCACGAAGCTCAGGCTGCCCCGGTGGGGATAGACGGAAGCGTCCGCCAGGATTAGTTCGAAGGGCGCGGCGTTCTCGACCGGGACAAAGGGGTTGCCTTCGGGGGGCTGCTGGGCCACGCGCAGATAGTCGACTTCGCTGAGGCTGAAGACCACCCGCATGGGGTCCCGGGAGGAGAGGGTCGTCAGCAGGGTTTGGTCCGGGGCCACCAGGTTTCCCACCGTCACCGCCTGCTTGCCGATAACCCCGCCGATGGGGGCGCGGATCTCGGTGAATTTCAGGTTCAACTCGGCGTCGGCGATGGCCGCCTTGGCCTTTTCGATGGACGCCTGGCCGAATTCCACCGACGATTCGGCGTTGTCGAGATCCATCTGCGGGGCGGCGTCCTCGGCCACCAGCGGCTGCAGGCGCGCCACATCCATCCGGGCCTTGTTCAGGGCGGCCTGGGCCTGGGCGAGACCGCCCCGGGCCGCCTGCAATGCCACCTGGTAGGGCCGCTGGTCGATCACGAACAGGAGCTCCCCGGCCTTTACCCGGCTGCCCTCCTCGAAGAGCACCTTCTCCAGGAAGCCCGCCACCCGGGAGCGGATCTCCACGGTTTCGCGGGCCTCGCTGCGGGCTACATACTCTCCGTAGATGGGCACGTTTTGGGTGGAGACCGGCGCCACCACGACGGCCGGCGGTGCGGCGGCCGGCGGTGCGCCCGCTTGTTCCGGGGAGCCGCAAGCCGCCAACAGGAGCAGGCAAAAGCCGAAGCCGGCGCGGGTCAGGCGCCGAAACTTCCGGTGGTCGGGGTGTCGAATTTGCAGCATGGGCAACCTCTCGGGGCAGCGGGTGTGTCGGTCATTGGGGGTTAGCAGGGGTTGAAACTGTCCGGGACAGCCGGTCCTGCCGGGCTACCGGGATCACCAGGACCCGGCTCAGGCCTTCGATTTTGACGGCCGGCCGGAAGATTCGGCTGAATCCAGGCACGGCGGTTTGAAGCTGTCGCTGAACAGGGATTGGAGATCAAAAGTCGAACGCCGGCCCAGGTCGTCGAAGTGACGCTCCAGGAAGTTTTCCGCCCAGGCCCGGCCGCGCTCCTTGAGGTAGGTCAGGTAGGCCCACTCGGCGTTGAGCTTGCTGGAGGCATCCAGGCCCTTGAGCTCCTCGTGGCAGTGGATCAGGTGCACGAAGCAGTCGCGGTAGCGCTCGGACTCCAGGTTCTCGGCCGCGATCAGTTGGTGCAGCAGCTCGATGGCTCGCAGCTCCTTGATCAGGCTGGCGTTGAAGGTGATCTCGTTTAAGCGGTTGATGATCTCGCGGCCGGTGCGCGGCAGCTTTTGCCGCACCAGGGGGTTGATCTGGACCACCACCAGGTCGCGCGTGGCCATGTCCTCCACCAGGGGGTGCAGCGCCGGGTTGCCG belongs to Desulfobacteraceae bacterium and includes:
- a CDS encoding efflux transporter outer membrane subunit: MKRSALLLIGAALLSGCLAPAYVRTPGEVPEDYRFQSLKGQPQPELATLADLDWWEIFDDPALQSLIGIALAQGYDARLAFARVAESRAAVGVSRSFLLPQVGGTALYQRQRLSRTRVDPPIPSNANTTENFAQFSLDLFWEIDLFGRLSNLTKASQELFFASEWGQRAVWAAVVADVAQAYFELRALDRQLEISRATLASFQNSRRLVMLRHQRGVVSGEDVAQANALVHIAGARIPDLERQVAQKENQLSILLGITPQAIQRGRSLTELITRPTVPAGLPSELLERRPDIRQSEAILKAANYRIGAARANFFPRISLTGLRGTQSVDLSRLFTGASSTWSIGSNLALPIFTGGFNTYTLRTTEAQQEQALILYQFTVRQAFREVSDGLVAHARLEEFRREQEALVESFRRYSELAGKRFKGGLESFLTVLDSERELFAAKLDLAAVQRDQLLTMVQLYKALGGGIKPIRDPSGLNAAASPPARKPAAAKP
- a CDS encoding multidrug efflux RND transporter permease subunit — protein: MVKFFIHHPIFAMVISLVITIAGVLAIFALPVAQFPPISPPTVTVETFFFGASARVVEENVAIPIEQEVNGAENMLYMSSSSTSDGRYSLTCTFAVGTDIDIAQVDVQNRVSRAERDLPPEVINFGITVQKASPDMLIVLSLYSPNGTYDNLFLSNYASLNLYDHISRIYGVGNIAIVGERQYAMRLWVRPDRLAGLGLTATDVVQAVRDQNVQAPAGQVGQPPARPGVVFQETVDVRGRLTDEEEFGNIIVRTQPDGAILRIRDVAQAELGARMYTSFSRRAGKPATTLVVYQLPGANALDVADKIRDFMKEAKQSFPPDLEYEVSYDNTLFVRAALTEVVFTLFKALGLVILVVFIFLGNIRATLIPCLVVPVPMVGTFAIFAALGFSINTLSLFGLVLAIGSVMDDAIVVVEAVKAHMAEGLSPLEATEKAMGEVTRPIIGVACALLAVYVPIVFLGGIVGQLYRQFAFTLCFAALLSILVALTLTPALCVKILRPKKKDQVGPLAAFNRWFNRFFDGLTAGYLKGVKFFMGRLVVPLVLLAAVYVGAGGLLRTLPGGLVPEDDQGVVFATFTLPPGASLERTDAVLTRAEQFAAEVPGIQTILGWGGFNLMTSSFSSDACTLVMTLEPWDLRTSGETQVTAIMQRLRREFAGYPEARAFVFSLPSIPGMGNVSGFQYQLQDRANHTPEELFGQAQNMVAATAGEPAIAALFNTFEVNVPQVRLEIDRDKVQTLGIPLRSVFDGLQLYLGSFMVNDFNKFGRVYSVMIQAKPEFRRGPEDIGDIHVRNATGEMVPLSTLVTVNPHSGPIHINRYNMFRSAELSGQSAPGFSSGQAIAAMERLSEDLPRGFGFEWTGLAFQEKLAGGQAAYIFAFSVLFVFLILAALYESWAIPLGVLLGLPITVFGALSGIWLRGLANDVYVQVGIVMLIGLNAKISIMIVEFAKSKRELEGYSIFDAALEGARLRFRAVLMTALAEVFGLTPLLLSSGAGAAARWSVGTAVVAGMATATLLSLFFIPTLYFAVQSAVEKMKGPHAVPTQVHKEGGRP
- a CDS encoding efflux RND transporter periplasmic adaptor subunit, encoding MLQIRHPDHRKFRRLTRAGFGFCLLLLAACGSPEQAGAPPAAAPPAVVVAPVSTQNVPIYGEYVARSEARETVEIRSRVAGFLEKVLFEEGSRVKAGELLFVIDQRPYQVALQAARGGLAQAQAALNKARMDVARLQPLVAEDAAPQMDLDNAESSVEFGQASIEKAKAAIADAELNLKFTEIRAPIGGVIGKQAVTVGNLVAPDQTLLTTLSSRDPMRVVFSLSEVDYLRVAQQPPEGNPFVPVENAAPFELILADASVYPHRGSLSFVDRALSPTTGTLNVYVNFPNPDGLLRPGLFGRVRVVLEERPGALLLPQRAVQVMQGVQMVLVVDKDDVVALRPVTTGGRHRDFFIVTEGLAAGERVVVDGLQRALPGRKVTPSQEKVEG